The nucleotide window TCCTCTTCTGGAGGTCCGGCTGCGGAGGTGACTCATGCCCTGGTCCCCATGGCCTTGTGGGCAGAGGCCAtgctgggtgggagaggagaCCAGGGGGGTAGCTCTGGGGAAGGCATCTGCACTGCAGGGGATGGCAGGGACATGCCCAAATCCCTCCTCCAGTGGCAtttgtgggagcagctccctcGCACTCCCTGCCCATGTCTCTGTTGCctggagatgtccctgcccagagctgtttctctgtcctcacgtctcctccctgtccatgttcacagaccccatcccacccactgcgTGCTCTTCTCTGCCCTGCAGACACCTCCTGGTAGCAGGGCACTGCCCAGAAatatctcggggggggggggggtctaaGAGACATCTCAGACAAGTCCTAACGAGATTTGCAGCCTCAGTGCCTTCTCCAGAATGGAGAAAAATTCCAATCAACCACTGCCCACCCAGAcaaccaagaaaagaaaactcaaagcacaccctcctttcctttcagatagCCCCAGCCTTGACCTTCCTCTTGAAAAGACTCCCCCAGAGATGTCCTCAGGGTGATGTGGAGCTGTAAGCAGCCCTGACCCATCCAGCTGTCGCtctttccacccacagcttcGCCCCAGAGTGCCGTGGGGAGCTCCCCGGGCAGGCTGAgcgctgaccctggcaggcagcaaagcccctgccccagcacgcagagcccctgccccagcacacagagcccctgccccagcacacagagccctggggtgcagggaccctactctgaaggacagccctgggcacccctgggtgcacgcccagcttcacagccctgcagttgtCCCTGAGAGAAGGGAGCTCTGATGCCCTTTCCCTctgatggtgcagcagggaatcaCTGAtcaggagcacctcctcctcctcgacaCTACAGAAACTGTGAAAGTCCGCTTGAAAGGTCCCATTGgttgtgggatgtgccagctttaggagatcCCTCCAGGAACAGCAGCTTCATTGCCCTGCACGCACAGACCTACCACGTGGAGGAGGACTGTGacgatttctcccccagtgagctctcagcatccaccTACCCCACGCTGCCTTTAACCTCTCCCTGTCTCGCTTCTCTCCcctcgctgcctgcaggcagtgccctcagccctgctgcgctttgcagaggagctgctcctgggcagagctgtctttgtGCAGCGCTGCTCGTTTGCCACGAGCTCCCTCcgtcccaggagcccagctcagcagcagaggaccagcccacgGCGTCACCTTCTCTGCGCCTTCTGGGCTCCctctgggtgtccctggggctctaCCGTGAACCAGGCTGAAGGAATCACTGATGTCTCCTGTCAGAGACAGAGCTGGGCGTGAGAATAATCTTTCTCATCCCATTGTAAGACAGGACAgccagacagtgacaggcagggatcacATTTGTCCAAGCTGAGGGAAGTGATTCAGCTGAGTCAATCAAGGCATCTCCTTCTGGGTTTGTAGTCCTGGGGCTAGAAGGGGACTTTGCTCCCTCCCATGCCTGCCACAAACCCTCAGCAGGTGGGATTCCTCTCCTTAATTCAGGTGTGCACAACATAGGCACCTGTATGTGAGCTGCTTGtttcagctcccatgctaattAATGGAAATGGAGGGTAGGAGTGAGCTCCACTACCTGGAGTGAGCCAGATGAAAACGCCTGGTGGCATTTGAGATGCCAGAGGTTGTCTGAGGTATGTGCAGGACAGCTGAACCTGTccctatttcttgttttctgggcAGCCTACACAGGTTTTCAGTTGACCAAATCATGTCATGTACCATAGGGAGATCTCAGCTTGACTCTGTCTTCACCGTCAGCTGGGTTTTCTAGATCTCCTTTGACTATAATGACAGTTGTCTCATCAACATCCCCACATGGCCTAATGAAATTCAAAGCAGTTACTCTATTTATTGGCTAAATACAGACCTGTAGTGCTACGGGAgaggggtggctggagagcagccctgcagaaagggatttggggtgctggtcgacagcaggctcagtatgagccagcagtgtgccctggcagccaagagggcaaaccccatcctggggtgcatcaaacacagtataaccagccggtcaaaagaggtgattatccagctgtattcagcgttggtgtggcctcactTTGAATActttgtgcagttctgggcctcACAATTTAAGGacgatgtgaaggtccttgaatgcgtccacaggagggcaacaaagctgatgaaagggctggaaggaatgtcctatgaggagtggctaaggactttgggcttgtctagtttggagacaaggaggctgaggggcgatgccatcgctctctacagcttccagaggaggggaagtggagagggaggtgctgagctcttctccctggtatccagtgataggatgcgtGGGAACgattcaaagctgcaccagggaaggtttagacttGACagtaggaagcgtttctttaccaagaggatggtcaaacactggaataggcttcctagagaggtagtcattgccccaagcctgtcagagtataagaggcatttggacaatgcccttaataacatgctttaacttggtcagccctaaagcagtcaggcagttggactagacgatcattgtaggtcccttccaactgaaatagtctcgtctcgtctcttctcttctcttctcttctcttctcttctcttctcttcttttctcttctcttctcttctcttctctctcctctccaatGCCAAGGCTTTCCCAAAAACCTTCATGTATCCAGCAGGGATTGTCTGGTTCAGCCAGGtagctgatgagagaaatggtggggttGGGGGCAGGGACACAGACTGCCCATGGAGTGTCTGACATAAAGGTTACTGAGTTCCCTACATATTCAGACTCCATTAGGAGATGCTTAGGATCAATCTCAAGTGGAGATCGCTGCCATCACTTAatctgcaagtacaaaaatgaagaaaattggaaaaggaagaaagcctTTCTTAGTTTTAGTTACTATTGAAATGTTTTCCCTTTGGCtgcactcctgaaatctctctgatcaACCAAAGAAGAACTGAGGCATTAAGGGAAATTATGCCCAGAGACTTGGCTAGTTAGGGTGTtgtgcatgttaatgagccctctggtgccaagttcctgaactgcagctaCTGAAAGTTTGAAGAAGCCTCTAGAGAAGTAAAAGTCAAAAGCAAACATCCAGGTTCCTGAGAGTGTTAGCGGGCCTCACTGAGGGCCATCACCGAAGAGCCCATGGATGGAACGACCAGACAGGGTGCCCacccctgggggctggtgaagcaggaagtCAGCGGCACTGGTTACAGGTGGAAAATCAAATGTGGAGGTGGCTCTGAAAGCCTTCGATGTGTTTTGCCAAGCAAGACGGCCAAGCCTTGACCCTCATCCCCTGCAAAGCGGGAACCCTTCTCTCACGGGAtgctcagggctcttcctggggGCAGTGTGATGCGGGGGTGTGCGATGCCGAGGGGAGCACAGCTCTAGGACACCTCCCATGCCCTATGGTGGTGAGGAAGCAACGAGACCCTGGGGTTGTAAGGAACCGATGTCCTCTCCTGGGCCTCACTGGAAAAGACAACAGCCATAGCTGAGAGGACAAGGACCTCAGTTCTGTTGGGAGTGGGTCTGGGCCCCACCAAGTCCCTTGGCTGTCCCTACCAAGTTGTCCTAGACtatcctatgcctgtgcctgtttccCTGCAGACTTTAAACCCCTCCCTTCACAGTAGGTTCctctggagccccagggacacgtggagggagcccagaggggtcAGAGAAAgggctgccttgggctggtcctctgctgctgagctgggctgggctcctgggacggagggagctcatggcaaacAAGCAGCGCTGCacaaagacagctctgcccaggagcagctcctctgcaaagcgcagcactgcctgcaggcagtgagaGGAGAGGCGAGAAGCAAGAGAGAGGTTacaggcagtgtggagtgggaggatgctgagagctcactagGGAAGAAACCACCACAGCTCATAACCcagtaagtctctggctgcagggcaatgtACCGGAGTTTCCTGGAGGGGTCTCCTAGagctggcacatcccagagcAGATAGGATCTGGCAGGATGGCTCTCAGGGTTTCTTTCGCGTGGAGAaggatgtgctgcagagcagggcttccctgctgcagcctctgagggaCAGGGCATCACAGGTCCCTTTTCCCGGGGttgactgcagggctgtgaagccaggcgtgcacccaggggtgcccagggctgtccttcagagcagggtccctgcaccccagggctctgtgtgccggggctctgctccccacagcactctggggagaagctgtgggtggaaggagcaaCCCCTGGCAAGGCAGGGTCCTTGTGCTGTtgggagggtgctgcagggatcAGGTCTGTTCACAGATCCAGATCACCCCTAGGACATTTCTGAGGGGAGTTTTCACAAGAGTTGTCGATGCAGCATTTATTATAAAGACAAAGTGCTTTCCTGAGTTTCCACTTTCAGTTTCCTActgctgctgagggttggggagaggagagaaatgggaaaggagatcACAGAGTCATGGAgcaggaagatgctgagcagcCTTCCCCTGTGACAGGTGCCTCTCAGGTGAGTGAGGATGTGCATGTAGTGATagtcccccctgcccctctgtcGTGACCACGTCTGCAGCCGAAGGGCAGATGGAGGGCAATAGTTTGGAAGGCAGGTTCTGTCTCAGTGGTGACTGATTCAGACCCGGTCACCTCTGTTCAAAagggtaaaaccagaaaaaggaaatccCTCCCAGGGCACATTTCCAGAGGCAGGTGGCCCAAGTGCTAATGTCATTTCTCCCTTCAGGACGTAGAGACTGTTCCCACAGGGGCATTTCACCCAGGCTCCTGCACTCAGCCCAGGGTGTCTCTTGTCAGTGACCCCCTCGAAATACggggctttttgctgcttctgtctgccagCTGCTGTAGAGCGGGTCTGACTCCTGAGGAGCCCATCGGATGAGGCTCCTCCTCCTCATGGCACAGTCAGCCAGAGTAAATCAGAACAAATTCAGAACTGCCGTCcctttgtactcggcactggtgagaccacacctccaatactgtgttcagtttcgggtgcctcaatacaagaaagacattgcggTGCTGGAgtgcgtccagagaagggcaacgaagctggtgaagggtctagagaacaattcttatgaggagcggctgagggaactggggttttttagtctggagaagaggaggctgaggggagaccttatcgctctctacaactacctgaaaggaggttgtagcgaggtgggggttgttctcttttcccaggaaataagtgataggacaagaggaaacagcctgaagttggaccaggggaggtttagattggatattaggaaaaatttattcactgaaagtgttgtcaagcattggagcaggctcaccagggaagtagttgagtcaccatccctggatgtaTTTAAAAGGTGTGAAGATGTGCTTAGGGACCTGGTTTactgatggacttggcagtgttaggtttacggttggactcagtgatcttaaggatcttttccaacctaaatgattctatgattctgtgattggggggagcagcatgaagttcctcttgagaagggcagaaacaatgtgggcggtttctctgagaaacagaacaggttttcctCAGAGAAGCCTGCACTGACTTgtccatgtatttttctccttgtacAGCACCCAAATCCCAGAGGCagcaaatgtccaacagcagctccaccacccagttcctcctcctggcattcgcagacacgcgggagctgcagctcttgcactttgggctcttcctgggcatctacctggctgccctcctgggcaatggcctcatcatcatcgctgtagcctgcgaccggcacctccacacccccacgtacttcttcctcctcaacctctccctcctcgacctgggctccatctccaccactcttcccaaatccatggccaatgccCTTTTGGATACCAGGGCcatttcctatgcaggatgttctgcccaggtctttctgtttgtctttgtgaTGTCCTCAGAGTTTTATctcctcactgtcatggcctatgaccgcttcattgccatctgcaaacccctgcactacgggaccctcctgggcagcagagcttgtgccaacatggcagcagctgcctggggcagtggtttcctctatgccgtgctgcacactgccaatacattttcactgccgCTCTGCCAAGGCAATACCATAGAGCAGTTCTTCTGTGAActtccccagatcctcaagctctcctgctcagactcCTACCTCAGGGAAATTGGGCTTCTTGTGGTTAGTGCTCTCATATTTtggggctgttttgttttcattgtgctgtcctatgtgcagatcttcagggctgtgctgaggatcccctctgagcagggacgccacaaagccttttccacgtgcctgcctcacctggccgtggtctccctgtttctcagcactggcatgtttgcctacctgaagcccccctccatctcttccccatccctggacctggtcATGGCAGTTCTGTACTCCGTGGTGcccccagcagtgaaccccctcatctacagcatgaggaaccggGAGCTCAAGGATGCCATTAGGAAACTGATTTCATCAACACCTTTGTAGTAGTGATAaacttcccatctctctccagaaatgtcttgcagGCTATCCCATAGAAGTcttgacctttttcttcttcttcttcttctcattataatttctgtttagaatgtgactacagcaatgtttgttttcttctactgaggCGTGAACTTGCTCTCTGTCACCTGGAGCCGGTATAAAGGTGTCGACCACTGGGTCAGAGTTGAATCCCTCATAGCATCTAATAGAATGGGATCTCCTGTGTGCCATGGGCTTTTCTTCCAATGCTGGTGTCAGGAGTAGGCATGAGCGATTGCACCCCCAGAAGGACGTTGGTCAGGattctgcatggctgcaggagcagaaacctGTCAGTCACGCTGTTACCCGTTAGCAACTGAGGAAGGGATTTCAGACTCACCCATCAGTGTCTGGTGACAGTGGAGGCAATGACTGGTCACTGTGTTTCATACTTGGGGTTCTCCCCTATTGACTTGGCAGACGACATCATTCTCGAGGgtaactggagctgcctggagagcctGAGGGATCTCCAGGGACAGTGCATGCCTCCAGTAGGCAGTGAGTAGAGCCCCACGAATTGAGAGAGCACCGAAGGTGGAGACACCCACAGGTAAAGTGTGGAACTGAGGTatccctggggaaagaagaactctgcaatcccagaggaggcagcagggacccggCAGTTTGGCAAAGGTAGGCTGGAAAACGATTAATGTCACCCTTATGCAGCGGAGGCCCACTCACGTGTAGTGTTAATGCACAAGAAGGACTTGGGTCCCTCAGAATCATTCCATCAGGGCTTGCAGACACTTGTACATGTCTTGGACCACCCCGGCACCTCAAAAGCCTCCAGGTCTTTAGCATAAGCAGCTAactgccaccctccctccccactgattAAAGAGGATATTCAGACCAGGGGCTCACATACAAGCGCCTCTTTTGTGCACTCTTGAACAGCggcaagaggaatcccagctcctgtgggtctgtggggtgcgtggggggagTTGAATACCCATCCAGGCCAAGGGTTTCTAACCAGTGGTAGGATATCTGCCTTGGCTCAGCTGAATCACTGCCCTactgtcccggtttcagctgggacagagttaattttctttccagtagctggtagagtgttgtggtttgggttcagtatgagaagaatattgataacacactgatgttttcagttgttgctaagtagtgtttagtctaaagtcaaggattttttcagcttctcatgcccagccagtgagaaagctggaggggcacaagaagttggcacaggacgcagcagGGCCGTGGGACCCTGTGTGGGGCAGCGGTgtgggccagcacagggacagggcaatggcaggggccacgaagcagctgccagggagtgACAGCAGCGACGGATACAAACAAGGCATTTAGCTGCATTGCCTTCATCGCGCAGGTGTGATTTTGGGAAAGCTTGAGATTGCTGGTGGttgcaaggggagtcaaaaggaaaaagaagagcattgATCATTGCGCTGGAGACcaaggctgaagaaggaaaatgcagggctgctccgGAACGGGGAGGGTGATTTAGATGGGGCCGAGGGactaaattccttctttgcctgagtctttactgaaaaggtctcTAGGACTCTGTGCCCAGTGAAAgggttcaaggaggaggagagcacataCTGGCAGGAAGCTCATGAAATCCGGTAAGGACAAATGCCAGTTTTTGCCCTGGAAggggactaaccctggcaatggcacaggctgggggctgctgcgaATGGTCTTGGTGGCCAGTGagctggacaggaggcagccatgtggcctgacagcaaggaaggtggtgtggtttaagcccagccagcaagtaagcaccatgcagctgctcacttactccccccccacccagtgggatggggaggagaatcagaaagaaaaactcgtgggtttgagataagaacgatttaaaaactcaagtaaaataaaatgtaatactaacaatactaacaatactactactactaacaacaacaacaatattaaatataacaacaacaataataatgactataatttttaaaaaaaaatttaaaaaaagaaaaataaaccccaagaaatgacaagtgatgcataatgcaattgctcaccacgtgctgaccaatgcctgagcagcgatccacccctcccagccaattcccccagtttatatactgagcatgatgttctatggtatggaatatccctttggctagttggggccagctgtcctggctatggtccctcccaactttttgtacacctgcttgctggcagagcatgggaaactaaaaaatccttaacttaggataagcgctacttagcaacaactaaaccatcagtgctttaacaacattattctcacactaaatccaaaacacactgcaccagctgctaagaagaaaattaactcgatcccagctgaaaccaggacacaggcaaaGTGAGATCATGCCTTTGGAGATGTgggtttgtattgggtttgtgtggcaagcttttggtagcatgttactgttagtgtctttagtgaaagtagaactaaggcaaattatgtgctgggttgagcccaggtgggagctaagccctgctgcccaagctgggcaggcaaatcagaataaggaactgctgctatcagttttctttccttcctctggctttgctgaggggggccttgagcacaagtcttatgaggagcggctgagggatccggggttgttcagtctagaaaagaggaggctgaggggagacgttatcgctctctacaactacctgaaagggggttgtagtgaggtgggtgttggtctcttctgtcaggtgtctggagataggacaagaggaaatggcctcaagttgaggaaagggagatttaggttagatattaggaaaaatttttttactgagagggttatcaaacattggaatgggctgcccagggaagtggctgattcaccatccctggaggtattcaaaaagcgagtggacagggtactccagggcatggttaatgcttggactcgatgatcttgaaggtcttttccagccgaaatgattctatgattctatgactgaagagcctgtgtttttttctagagccgtaggacgctttgggttggaagggaccttaaatgttagaaggctgtggcataggcaggcaagaggggagaggcgtccctgggtgggctcgaagcaccaagctttcggttaacagccgaacgcgctaaccgattgcaccacagagactcccgaagggagctccctggggcttcccaacggcaggcagatgtttggccattgccagggaagcagagcttcctcacgcgtaatggtgacttgggaagagaaacaccacaaccctcactgccCACCCTTCATCCTTGTCTCCCTGAGTGACGGACCTCCCCTCCCACGGCATTCCTGGTCGCAGTCCTGTCCCATTCCCTGCCCACCGCAGACCAcccatctgcaaagcaaaggcgGGCACCAGATTAACTCCTCCTGGAGCCTTGCACAAGTGCTTAGACCTCAAGAGGCACAAAGGGGCCTCGGGGAGGTTCTCCCCTCCACAAGATGTGCTTCCTCAACTGGGGTTTCCATCATGTGCGTGTGCCTCACCCGGGGAGATGGGGAATGCCCTCTGCTGTGGCGTGGCTAGACAGTGCTCAACATGCTCCATGAGCTGACCTGCCTCTCGTCCTCCCCTTCACTCCCCCCACTTGGATGGACCTCAGgaagccttttgcttccttctaggctggttcattctttcaatatctgcagttcaggaacttggcaccaaaggcctcgttaacatgcaaagtgccacaagaagccacataatagaattctagaatcatagaatagtttggcttggaagggacctttcaagtgTTACCAGAAGtcggcacttcagaaactctctaagactcagttctggagttttagaaagcaggcattcttcattgcatcgctggatgcacgggggatcgttccacctatcgcgcataccaattctttcaacagttgagattatatacaaaatggacatacatattcatgatttttcctggaaacaattaacacattcatctgaattccaggaactcattaatatatgtaaatgtccttggtGCAGGCGCACTTGAGATCTTTGGTGATCTTCaggggtcctctggtggtctttgatagtcttcctcacttgtccactagttgacccttttctagtgattctgcgtgGTTGGACACTACAGGTTTGATACAACTTATGCAAAAGAATGTTCATTAGTATCTCTACTATCTATCTTTTCTtgatatacattcttttattactaACCACATTGACACTCTGCAGCCgtacctgggagaaggcagccatcgtgtcctgtccctctgacaatgcagcagggaagccttGCTCAGCAGCACGTCTTCCTACAAACTGGACAAACTGTGAGGGTTGTTCTGACAGATGCTTTGGATGTGCCAGGTTTTGGAGACTCCTCCAGGAAACTCACGCAtgtgcactgccctgcagccggagtcttcccagaagtccttctcccacacgggGAGCTCAGCTGTCCTCCCACTGACCTCTCTCTGCCTCGCTCGTCTCCCCTCActacctgcaggcagtgccttcagccctgctgcgcttcgcaggagagctgctcctgggcagagctgtctctcacaagcgctgcccgcttgctgggagctcctccatcccaggagcctggcccagctcaggagcagaggaccagcccaaggcttcactttctctgcctcttctgggctccctggagatgtctcagctcctgaaaggcagcgGAGTCACCCTCGGGGAATGGACTTTTTAGCTGACTGCAGTAATCGCCAATTGTCCCTCTCTAAAGTGTGGAGAGAGAGCGATTCCAAAAGCATGGTTTGTGCTACCAGAGCGCAGATGTCTATGAGAGGTGTAGACGTTCCCCTCTGGGCACTGATATTCTTGGCCCATAACAAAAAGGACACACAGGCAGTGACAGGGAGGTGTTGGTTAAATGCTCTGGCTGGGCAGGGATTCAGCTGAAGCAATGCAGACATCTCATCCCCAGCTGGAAGCCCTGGGGATGAAGCAGGATTCAGATCCCCCCATGCATCCCACAGACCCACAGTGTTAGGGGATGTCAAGACTGGCCACcgcttccaggcactgcagccaaTGACCCCTCCTACCATGCCCCTGGAGCCCAGACCAGTACCACCAgtacagtcctgcctggctgctggagcccagcccggTGCCTGGGGATCTGGAGTcttt belongs to Harpia harpyja isolate bHarHar1 chromosome 10, bHarHar1 primary haplotype, whole genome shotgun sequence and includes:
- the LOC128147009 gene encoding olfactory receptor 14C36-like; the protein is MSNSSSTTQFLLLAFADTRELQLLHFGLFLGIYLAALLGNGLIIIAVACDRHLHTPTYFFLLNLSLLDLGSISTTLPKSMANALLDTRAISYAGCSAQVFLFVFVMSSEFYLLTVMAYDRFIAICKPLHYGTLLGSRACANMAAAAWGSGFLYAVLHTANTFSLPLCQGNTIEQFFCELPQILKLSCSDSYLREIGLLVVSALIFWGCFVFIVLSYVQIFRAVLRIPSEQGRHKAFSTCLPHLAVVSLFLSTGMFAYLKPPSISSPSLDLVMAVLYSVVPPAVNPLIYSMRNRELKDAIRKLISSTPL